A genomic region of Friedmanniella luteola contains the following coding sequences:
- the mshD gene encoding mycothiol synthase: protein MARSVRTTTLERLDPAHADAVRRLVADAAVVDGASALNEAALLALEHPGDVRHVLALPADGADVADGAPLRGYAQLERGLGSSTGQLVVHPGQRRQGVGTSLLRQLVAQAPSRLQVWAVGDRPAAQVLARHVGLVPARELLVMTRPLDAGLRAPRVPDGVEIRTFEPGRDEQAWLGVNARAFASHPEQGAITADDLALRMAEPWFDAGGFFLAERAGVLVGFHWTKQHPGTLGEVYVLGVDPGAGGQGLGGALLDTGLQHLRAVGDTEVELYVEGDHAGAVGLYTGRGFSTASRDVMYAQP, encoded by the coding sequence ATGGCGCGCTCGGTCCGGACCACCACCCTGGAACGGCTCGACCCGGCCCACGCCGACGCGGTGCGCCGGCTGGTGGCCGACGCGGCCGTGGTCGACGGTGCGAGCGCGCTGAACGAGGCCGCGCTGCTGGCCCTCGAGCACCCCGGCGACGTGCGGCACGTGCTCGCCCTGCCCGCCGACGGCGCGGACGTGGCCGACGGTGCGCCCCTCCGCGGCTACGCCCAGCTGGAGCGCGGGCTCGGGTCCAGCACGGGGCAGCTGGTCGTGCACCCCGGGCAACGGCGCCAGGGGGTGGGGACGTCGCTGCTCCGGCAGCTGGTCGCGCAGGCGCCCAGCCGGCTGCAGGTCTGGGCGGTGGGCGACCGTCCCGCCGCGCAGGTGCTGGCGCGGCACGTGGGCCTGGTGCCCGCCCGGGAGCTGCTGGTGATGACGCGCCCGCTGGACGCGGGACTGCGCGCACCGCGCGTCCCCGACGGCGTCGAGATCCGCACCTTCGAGCCCGGCCGCGACGAGCAGGCCTGGCTGGGCGTCAACGCCCGCGCCTTCGCCTCCCACCCCGAGCAGGGCGCCATCACCGCCGACGACCTCGCCCTGCGGATGGCCGAGCCGTGGTTCGACGCGGGCGGGTTCTTCCTGGCCGAGCGGGCGGGGGTGCTGGTGGGCTTCCACTGGACCAAGCAGCACCCCGGCACGCTCGGCGAGGTGTACGTGCTGGGCGTCGACCCGGGCGCCGGCGGCCAGGGCCTCGGCGGCGCCCTGCTGGACACGGGCCTGCAGCACCTGCGGGCGGTGGGCGACACCGAGGTGGAGCTGTACGTCGAGGGGGACCACGCCGGGGCCGTCGGCCTGTACACCGGGCGTGGCTTCAGCACAGCCAGCCGTGATGTGATGTACGCCCAACCGTGA